One window of Camelus dromedarius isolate mCamDro1 chromosome 18, mCamDro1.pat, whole genome shotgun sequence genomic DNA carries:
- the NSFL1C gene encoding NSFL1 cofactor p47 isoform X4 — translation MAAERQEALREFVAVTGAEEDRARFFLESAGWDLQIALASFYEDGGDEDIVTISQATPSSVSRGTAPSDNRVTSFRDLIHDQDEDEEEEEGQRFYAGGSERSGQQIVGPPRKKSPNELVDDLFKGAKEHGAVAVERVTRSPGETSKPRPFAGGGYRLGAAPEEESAYVAGERRRHSGQDVHVVLKLWKSGFSLDNGELRSYQDPSNAQFLESIRRGEVPAELRRLAHGGQVNLDMEDHRDEDFVKPKGAFKAFTGEGQKLGSTSPQVLNTSSPAQQAENEAKASSSISIDESQPTTNIQIRLADGGRLVQKFNHSHRISDIRLFIVDARPAMAATSFVLMTTFPNKELADESQTLKEANLLNAVIVQRLT, via the exons ATGGCGGCGGAGCGGCAGGAGGCGCTGAGGGAGTTCGTGGCGGTGACGGGCGCCGAGGAGGACCGTGCTCGCTTCTTCCTCGAGTCGGCCGGCTGGGACCTGCAG ATCGCCCTAGCGAGCTTTTATGAGGATGGAGGGGACGAAGACATTGTGACCATTTCGCAGGCAACCCCCAGTTCAGTGTCCAGAGGCACAGCCCCCAG CGATAATAGGGTGACATCTTTCAGAGACCTCATTCATGACCaggacgaggacgaggaggaggaagagggtcaGAG GTTTTATGCTGGGGGCTCAGAGAGAAGTGGACAGCAGATTGTTGGCCCTCCCAGGAAGAAAAGTCCCAACGAGCTGGTGGACGATCTCTTTAAAGGTGCCAAGGAGCATGGAGCCGTAGCCGTGGAGCGAGTGACCAGGAGCCCTGGAGAGACCAGTAAACCAAGA CCATTTGCAGGTGGTGGCTACCGCCTTGGAGCAGCACCAGAGGAAGAGTCTGCCTACGTGGCAGGAGAAAGGAGGCGGCATTCCGGCCAAGAT GTCCATGTAGTGTTGAAACTCTGGAAGAGTGGATTCAGCCTGGACAATGGTGAACTCAGAAGCTACCAAGACCCATCCAATGCCCAGTTTCTGGAGTCTATCCGCAGAGG AGAGGTGCCAGCAGAGCTGCGGAGGTTAGCTCATGGTGGGCAGGTGAACTTGGACATGGAGGACCATCGGGATGAGGACTTCGTGAAGCCCAAGGGAGCCTTCAAAGCCTTCACTGGCGAGGGTCAGAAACTGGGCAG CACTTCCCCCCAGGTGTTGAATACCAGCTCTCCAGCCCAACAGGCAGAAAATGAAGCCAAAGCTAGCTCTTCTATCTCAATCGATGAGTCACAGCCTACCACAAACATCCAAATACGGCTTGCCGACGGCGGGAGGCTGGTGCAGAAGTTTAACCACAGCCACAG GATCAGCGATATCCGACTCTTCATCGTGGATGCCCGGCCAGCCATGGCTGCCACCAGCTTTGTCCTCATGACTACTTTCCCAAACAAAGAGCTGGCTGATGAGAGCCAGACCCTGAAGGAAGCCAACCTGCTCAACGCCGTCATCGTGCAACGGTTAACATAA
- the NSFL1C gene encoding NSFL1 cofactor p47 isoform X2, with translation MAAERQEALREFVAVTGAEEDRARFFLESAGWDLQIALASFYEDGGDEDIVTISQATPSSVSRGTAPSFTGNADAPGPRTSTLRTTAQEQYLKCATQCIGTLTVHSQTMSDNRVTSFRDLIHDQDEDEEEEEGQRFYAGGSERSGQQIVGPPRKKSPNELVDDLFKGAKEHGAVAVERVTRSPGETSKPRPFAGGGYRLGAAPEEESAYVAGERRRHSGQDVHVVLKLWKSGFSLDNGELRSYQDPSNAQFLESIRRGEVPAELRRLAHGGQVNLDMEDHRDEDFVKPKGAFKAFTGEGQKLGSTSPQVLNTSSPAQQAENEAKASSSISIDESQPTTNIQIRLADGGRLVQKFNHSHRISDIRLFIVDARPAMAATSFVLMTTFPNKELADESQTLKEANLLNAVIVQRLT, from the exons ATGGCGGCGGAGCGGCAGGAGGCGCTGAGGGAGTTCGTGGCGGTGACGGGCGCCGAGGAGGACCGTGCTCGCTTCTTCCTCGAGTCGGCCGGCTGGGACCTGCAG ATCGCCCTAGCGAGCTTTTATGAGGATGGAGGGGACGAAGACATTGTGACCATTTCGCAGGCAACCCCCAGTTCAGTGTCCAGAGGCACAGCCCCCAG TTTCACAGGTAATGCTGATGCTCCTGGTCCAAGGACcagcactttgagaaccactgcccaaGAGCAGTACTTGAAATGTGCTACACAGTGCATTGGTACCCTGACTGTTCACAGCCAGACCATGAG CGATAATAGGGTGACATCTTTCAGAGACCTCATTCATGACCaggacgaggacgaggaggaggaagagggtcaGAG GTTTTATGCTGGGGGCTCAGAGAGAAGTGGACAGCAGATTGTTGGCCCTCCCAGGAAGAAAAGTCCCAACGAGCTGGTGGACGATCTCTTTAAAGGTGCCAAGGAGCATGGAGCCGTAGCCGTGGAGCGAGTGACCAGGAGCCCTGGAGAGACCAGTAAACCAAGA CCATTTGCAGGTGGTGGCTACCGCCTTGGAGCAGCACCAGAGGAAGAGTCTGCCTACGTGGCAGGAGAAAGGAGGCGGCATTCCGGCCAAGAT GTCCATGTAGTGTTGAAACTCTGGAAGAGTGGATTCAGCCTGGACAATGGTGAACTCAGAAGCTACCAAGACCCATCCAATGCCCAGTTTCTGGAGTCTATCCGCAGAGG AGAGGTGCCAGCAGAGCTGCGGAGGTTAGCTCATGGTGGGCAGGTGAACTTGGACATGGAGGACCATCGGGATGAGGACTTCGTGAAGCCCAAGGGAGCCTTCAAAGCCTTCACTGGCGAGGGTCAGAAACTGGGCAG CACTTCCCCCCAGGTGTTGAATACCAGCTCTCCAGCCCAACAGGCAGAAAATGAAGCCAAAGCTAGCTCTTCTATCTCAATCGATGAGTCACAGCCTACCACAAACATCCAAATACGGCTTGCCGACGGCGGGAGGCTGGTGCAGAAGTTTAACCACAGCCACAG GATCAGCGATATCCGACTCTTCATCGTGGATGCCCGGCCAGCCATGGCTGCCACCAGCTTTGTCCTCATGACTACTTTCCCAAACAAAGAGCTGGCTGATGAGAGCCAGACCCTGAAGGAAGCCAACCTGCTCAACGCCGTCATCGTGCAACGGTTAACATAA
- the NSFL1C gene encoding NSFL1 cofactor p47 isoform X1 has protein sequence MAAERQEALREFVAVTGAEEDRARFFLESAGWDLQIALASFYEDGGDEDIVTISQATPSSVSRGTAPSFTGNADAPGPRTSTLRTTAQEQYLKCATQCIGTLTVHSQTMSDNRVTSFRDLIHDQDEDEEEEEGQRFYAGGSERSGQQIVGPPRKKSPNELVDDLFKGAKEHGAVAVERVTRSPGETSKPRPFAGGGYRLGAAPEEESAYVAGERRRHSGQDVSVHVVLKLWKSGFSLDNGELRSYQDPSNAQFLESIRRGEVPAELRRLAHGGQVNLDMEDHRDEDFVKPKGAFKAFTGEGQKLGSTSPQVLNTSSPAQQAENEAKASSSISIDESQPTTNIQIRLADGGRLVQKFNHSHRISDIRLFIVDARPAMAATSFVLMTTFPNKELADESQTLKEANLLNAVIVQRLT, from the exons ATGGCGGCGGAGCGGCAGGAGGCGCTGAGGGAGTTCGTGGCGGTGACGGGCGCCGAGGAGGACCGTGCTCGCTTCTTCCTCGAGTCGGCCGGCTGGGACCTGCAG ATCGCCCTAGCGAGCTTTTATGAGGATGGAGGGGACGAAGACATTGTGACCATTTCGCAGGCAACCCCCAGTTCAGTGTCCAGAGGCACAGCCCCCAG TTTCACAGGTAATGCTGATGCTCCTGGTCCAAGGACcagcactttgagaaccactgcccaaGAGCAGTACTTGAAATGTGCTACACAGTGCATTGGTACCCTGACTGTTCACAGCCAGACCATGAG CGATAATAGGGTGACATCTTTCAGAGACCTCATTCATGACCaggacgaggacgaggaggaggaagagggtcaGAG GTTTTATGCTGGGGGCTCAGAGAGAAGTGGACAGCAGATTGTTGGCCCTCCCAGGAAGAAAAGTCCCAACGAGCTGGTGGACGATCTCTTTAAAGGTGCCAAGGAGCATGGAGCCGTAGCCGTGGAGCGAGTGACCAGGAGCCCTGGAGAGACCAGTAAACCAAGA CCATTTGCAGGTGGTGGCTACCGCCTTGGAGCAGCACCAGAGGAAGAGTCTGCCTACGTGGCAGGAGAAAGGAGGCGGCATTCCGGCCAAGATGTGAGT GTCCATGTAGTGTTGAAACTCTGGAAGAGTGGATTCAGCCTGGACAATGGTGAACTCAGAAGCTACCAAGACCCATCCAATGCCCAGTTTCTGGAGTCTATCCGCAGAGG AGAGGTGCCAGCAGAGCTGCGGAGGTTAGCTCATGGTGGGCAGGTGAACTTGGACATGGAGGACCATCGGGATGAGGACTTCGTGAAGCCCAAGGGAGCCTTCAAAGCCTTCACTGGCGAGGGTCAGAAACTGGGCAG CACTTCCCCCCAGGTGTTGAATACCAGCTCTCCAGCCCAACAGGCAGAAAATGAAGCCAAAGCTAGCTCTTCTATCTCAATCGATGAGTCACAGCCTACCACAAACATCCAAATACGGCTTGCCGACGGCGGGAGGCTGGTGCAGAAGTTTAACCACAGCCACAG GATCAGCGATATCCGACTCTTCATCGTGGATGCCCGGCCAGCCATGGCTGCCACCAGCTTTGTCCTCATGACTACTTTCCCAAACAAAGAGCTGGCTGATGAGAGCCAGACCCTGAAGGAAGCCAACCTGCTCAACGCCGTCATCGTGCAACGGTTAACATAA
- the NSFL1C gene encoding NSFL1 cofactor p47 isoform X3, whose translation MAAERQEALREFVAVTGAEEDRARFFLESAGWDLQIALASFYEDGGDEDIVTISQATPSSVSRGTAPSDNRVTSFRDLIHDQDEDEEEEEGQRFYAGGSERSGQQIVGPPRKKSPNELVDDLFKGAKEHGAVAVERVTRSPGETSKPRPFAGGGYRLGAAPEEESAYVAGERRRHSGQDVSVHVVLKLWKSGFSLDNGELRSYQDPSNAQFLESIRRGEVPAELRRLAHGGQVNLDMEDHRDEDFVKPKGAFKAFTGEGQKLGSTSPQVLNTSSPAQQAENEAKASSSISIDESQPTTNIQIRLADGGRLVQKFNHSHRISDIRLFIVDARPAMAATSFVLMTTFPNKELADESQTLKEANLLNAVIVQRLT comes from the exons ATGGCGGCGGAGCGGCAGGAGGCGCTGAGGGAGTTCGTGGCGGTGACGGGCGCCGAGGAGGACCGTGCTCGCTTCTTCCTCGAGTCGGCCGGCTGGGACCTGCAG ATCGCCCTAGCGAGCTTTTATGAGGATGGAGGGGACGAAGACATTGTGACCATTTCGCAGGCAACCCCCAGTTCAGTGTCCAGAGGCACAGCCCCCAG CGATAATAGGGTGACATCTTTCAGAGACCTCATTCATGACCaggacgaggacgaggaggaggaagagggtcaGAG GTTTTATGCTGGGGGCTCAGAGAGAAGTGGACAGCAGATTGTTGGCCCTCCCAGGAAGAAAAGTCCCAACGAGCTGGTGGACGATCTCTTTAAAGGTGCCAAGGAGCATGGAGCCGTAGCCGTGGAGCGAGTGACCAGGAGCCCTGGAGAGACCAGTAAACCAAGA CCATTTGCAGGTGGTGGCTACCGCCTTGGAGCAGCACCAGAGGAAGAGTCTGCCTACGTGGCAGGAGAAAGGAGGCGGCATTCCGGCCAAGATGTGAGT GTCCATGTAGTGTTGAAACTCTGGAAGAGTGGATTCAGCCTGGACAATGGTGAACTCAGAAGCTACCAAGACCCATCCAATGCCCAGTTTCTGGAGTCTATCCGCAGAGG AGAGGTGCCAGCAGAGCTGCGGAGGTTAGCTCATGGTGGGCAGGTGAACTTGGACATGGAGGACCATCGGGATGAGGACTTCGTGAAGCCCAAGGGAGCCTTCAAAGCCTTCACTGGCGAGGGTCAGAAACTGGGCAG CACTTCCCCCCAGGTGTTGAATACCAGCTCTCCAGCCCAACAGGCAGAAAATGAAGCCAAAGCTAGCTCTTCTATCTCAATCGATGAGTCACAGCCTACCACAAACATCCAAATACGGCTTGCCGACGGCGGGAGGCTGGTGCAGAAGTTTAACCACAGCCACAG GATCAGCGATATCCGACTCTTCATCGTGGATGCCCGGCCAGCCATGGCTGCCACCAGCTTTGTCCTCATGACTACTTTCCCAAACAAAGAGCTGGCTGATGAGAGCCAGACCCTGAAGGAAGCCAACCTGCTCAACGCCGTCATCGTGCAACGGTTAACATAA
- the NSFL1C gene encoding NSFL1 cofactor p47 isoform X5, translating into MAAERQEALREFVAVTGAEEDRARFFLESAGWDLQIALASFYEDGGDEDIVTISQATPSSVSRGTAPRFYAGGSERSGQQIVGPPRKKSPNELVDDLFKGAKEHGAVAVERVTRSPGETSKPRPFAGGGYRLGAAPEEESAYVAGERRRHSGQDVSVHVVLKLWKSGFSLDNGELRSYQDPSNAQFLESIRRGEVPAELRRLAHGGQVNLDMEDHRDEDFVKPKGAFKAFTGEGQKLGSTSPQVLNTSSPAQQAENEAKASSSISIDESQPTTNIQIRLADGGRLVQKFNHSHRISDIRLFIVDARPAMAATSFVLMTTFPNKELADESQTLKEANLLNAVIVQRLT; encoded by the exons ATGGCGGCGGAGCGGCAGGAGGCGCTGAGGGAGTTCGTGGCGGTGACGGGCGCCGAGGAGGACCGTGCTCGCTTCTTCCTCGAGTCGGCCGGCTGGGACCTGCAG ATCGCCCTAGCGAGCTTTTATGAGGATGGAGGGGACGAAGACATTGTGACCATTTCGCAGGCAACCCCCAGTTCAGTGTCCAGAGGCACAGCCCCCAG GTTTTATGCTGGGGGCTCAGAGAGAAGTGGACAGCAGATTGTTGGCCCTCCCAGGAAGAAAAGTCCCAACGAGCTGGTGGACGATCTCTTTAAAGGTGCCAAGGAGCATGGAGCCGTAGCCGTGGAGCGAGTGACCAGGAGCCCTGGAGAGACCAGTAAACCAAGA CCATTTGCAGGTGGTGGCTACCGCCTTGGAGCAGCACCAGAGGAAGAGTCTGCCTACGTGGCAGGAGAAAGGAGGCGGCATTCCGGCCAAGATGTGAGT GTCCATGTAGTGTTGAAACTCTGGAAGAGTGGATTCAGCCTGGACAATGGTGAACTCAGAAGCTACCAAGACCCATCCAATGCCCAGTTTCTGGAGTCTATCCGCAGAGG AGAGGTGCCAGCAGAGCTGCGGAGGTTAGCTCATGGTGGGCAGGTGAACTTGGACATGGAGGACCATCGGGATGAGGACTTCGTGAAGCCCAAGGGAGCCTTCAAAGCCTTCACTGGCGAGGGTCAGAAACTGGGCAG CACTTCCCCCCAGGTGTTGAATACCAGCTCTCCAGCCCAACAGGCAGAAAATGAAGCCAAAGCTAGCTCTTCTATCTCAATCGATGAGTCACAGCCTACCACAAACATCCAAATACGGCTTGCCGACGGCGGGAGGCTGGTGCAGAAGTTTAACCACAGCCACAG GATCAGCGATATCCGACTCTTCATCGTGGATGCCCGGCCAGCCATGGCTGCCACCAGCTTTGTCCTCATGACTACTTTCCCAAACAAAGAGCTGGCTGATGAGAGCCAGACCCTGAAGGAAGCCAACCTGCTCAACGCCGTCATCGTGCAACGGTTAACATAA
- the SIRPB2 gene encoding signal-regulatory protein beta-2: MADSLGDHRRCPVALLMPTPPCLAHSPPCSRLLALLLVLSGPSEQSNGDEWQVLQPEGPMLVAEGETLLLRCTVVGSCTDDMIKWIKVSNQDQQEIYNFKHGLFPGVMPVIQKTLEPLNCDYSIYIHKVTREHAGTYHCVRFDGLSEHSERKLGEGTSVLVKGAGDPEPDLRIIQPQELVLATTGDTVFLNCTVLGDGPSGPIRWFRGTGLSREAIYNFRGISSPNVTAVQASNSDFSILLHDISTESAGTYYCVKFQRQPSRQYQSGQGTRLRVKAKRTSPKESEFTSERVVKMSPSGLLSMLTLVVLGLKTVTLAVLLLVLVARRRSP, translated from the exons ATGGCAGACAGTCTAGGGGACCACAGGCGGTGCCCTGTGGCCCTTTTGatgcccacccctccctgcctggctcaCTCACCTCCCTGCTCCCGGCTGCTGGCACTGCTCCTTGTCCTCTCAG GACCTTCTGAGCAGAGCAACGGGGATGAGTGGCAGGTGCTGCAGCCCGAGGGCCCCATGCTAGTGGCAGAAGGTGAGACCCTCCTGCTTAGGTGTACAGTAGTCGGATCCTGCACCGACGACATGATAAAATGGATCAAGGTGAGCAATCAGGACCAACAGGAAATTTATAACTTCAAACATGGCCTCTTCCCCGGAGTGATGCCTGTAATCCAGAAGACACTGGAGCCACTTAACTGCGACTATTCCATCTATATCCACAAAGTCACCAGGGAGCATGCTGGAACCTACCACTGTGTGAGGTTTGATGGCTTGAGTGAGCACTCAGAAAGGAAGCTGGGTGAGGGCACCTCAGTGCTTGTGAAGG GAGCTGGAGACCCAGAGCCAGACCTCCGGATCATCCAACCCCAGGAGTTGGTGTTGGCAACCACTGGAGACACTGTCTTCCTGAACTGTACGGTGCTTGGAGATGGTCCCTCGGGACCCATCAGGTGGTTTCGGGGCACTGGTCTGAGCCGGGAGGCCATTTACAACTTTAGAGGCATTTCCTCCCCCAATGTGACAGCGGTCCAGGCCTCCAACAGCGATTTCAGCATTCTTCTGCATGACATCTCCACTGAGTCTGCAGGCACTTATTATTGTGTAAAGTTTCAGAGGCAACCCAGCAGGCAATACCAATCTGGACAGGGCACCAGGCTCAGAGTGAAAG CAAAGCGCACCTCTCCCAAAGAgtcagaattcaccagtgaacgtGTAGTCAAGATGTCTCCATCAG GCCTCCTGTCCATGCTCACACTTGTGGTCCTGGGGCTGAAGACAGTGACCTTGGCTGTACTTCTGCTGGTCCTGGTTGCCCGCCGGAGGAGCCCTTGA